One genomic window of Trichomycterus rosablanca isolate fTriRos1 chromosome 1, fTriRos1.hap1, whole genome shotgun sequence includes the following:
- the LOC134317259 gene encoding cilia- and flagella-associated protein 251-like has protein sequence MQVAPRDLVEEPEQVVVKDQRRKPVNKVVLVCEIEMKKLEQVEQVDPVEKPDQVVKRVEKQVAPLNLVEEPEQVILKNQWMGHVKNKIHCIENEIKKEERQVDPLNLVEEPELVILKEQGKGQVKNRVSFIENEMKKEERQVDPLNLVEEPELVILKEQGKGHVKNRVSFIENEMKKEERQVDPLNLVEEPELVILKEQGKGQVKNRVSVIENKLKKEERQVDPVNKTDQFVKKEERQVDPVNKTDQFVKKEERQVAPLNLVEQPDQDMKKDPAALEDKIWKLKEQNLDRGCTEDPLKNVSKVSSNKPDPQQLQDDVLVPIVEAQPEESGALMESACEDEGVPMPNSRRTSLRTKRFQFFNV, from the exons ATGCAGGTGGCCCCACGggacctggtggaagaaccagaacAGGTCGTTGTAAAGGACCAGAGGAGGAAACCAGTAAACAAGGTGGTTCTGGTTTGTGAGATTGAGATGAAGAAGTTAGAGCAGGTggagcaggtggacccagtggaaaaacctgACCAGGTCGTGAAAAgggtagagaaacaggtggccccgctgaacctggttgaagaaccagagcaggtcatcctgAAGAACCAGTGGATGGGACATGTAAAAAATAAGATTCATTGCATAGAGAATGAGATAAAGAAGgaggagaggcaggtggacccgctaaacctggtggaagaaccagagctggTCATCCTAAAGGAGCAGGGGAAGGGacaggtaaaaaatagggttagttttatagagaatgagatgaagaaggaggagaggcaggtggacccgctaaacctggtggaagaaccagagctggTCATCCTAAAGGAGCAGGGGAAGGGacatgtaaaaaatagggttagttttatagagaatgagatgaagaaggaggagaggcaggtggacccgctaaacctggtggaagaaccagagctggTCATCCTAAAGGAGCAGGGGAAGGGacaggtaaaaaatagggttaGTGTTATAGAGAATAAGCTAAAGAAGgaggagaggcaggtggacccagtgaatAAAACAGACCAGTTCGTGAAGAAGgaggagaggcaggtggacccagtgaatAAAACAGACCAGTTCGTGAAGAAGGAGGAGAGGCAGGtggccccgctgaacctggtggaaCAACCAGACCAGGACATGAAGAAGGATCCAGCAGCTTTGGAGGACAAAATATGGAAACTGAAGGAGCAGAACCTGGATAGAGGATGCACTGAAG ATCCACTGAAGAACGTCTCCAAGGTGTCTTCAAACAAACCAGACCCCCAGCAGCTGCAGGACGACGTTCTTGTTCCCATCGTCGAAGCCCAACCTGAAGAGTCCGGGGCTCTGATGGAGAGCGCGTGTGAAGATGAAG GTGTCCCGATGCCGAATTCAAGGAGAACCAGCCTGAGAACCAAACGGTTCCAGTTCTTCAACGTCTGA